GTCGTCGCTGCCGTCAGCATCATCGACGCTGTCGGCGGGGACGGAGCCGGCGTCGGCGGGCAAGCGACCGGCGGCGCGCAGCTCGGCGGCGATGGAGTCCAGCGAGCGCGGCGCCGGGACCGCCAGCGCCTCGAAGGCGGCGGGCGTCGGCAATGACACCGGCACCGACGACGGCGCGCCGGCGGCGATGGAAAAGGGAGCGACGGGGGTCGGTGCGGCGACCGTCGGCTCGTAACGATCGCGCAGGCCGTCCAGCGACAGGCTCTCGAGGTGCGGCGCGCGCACCCCCATCGGCAGATCGCCAAGGCGGATGACCTCGCCCTCCGCGCAGACCGACACGCGTTCGACCAGGTTCTCTAGCTCGCGCACGTTGCCCGGCCAGGCGTAATTTTCCAGGGTCTGCATCACCGCCTGCTCGACGGCGCGGGTCTCGCCCCGGCGCGCCCAGAAGTGAGCGAACAGATGCGCCACATCGCCGCGGCGTTCGCGCAGAGCCGGCAAACGGATCGGGCAGACGTGCAGACGATAGTACAAGTCGCTGCGAAACCGACCGGCCTTCACCTCTTCAGCCAGGTCTCGGTTGGTGGCGGCGATCAGACGAAAGTTGGCGTTCAGCGATTCAGAGCTGCCGATCGGCTCGTAGGTGCGCTCTTGCAGCAGGCGCAGCAATTTCACCTGCAGGGTCAGCGGCAGCTCGCCGATCTCGTCGAGAAACAAGGTCCCGCCCTCGGCCATGCTGACCCGGCCGCGGCGGGCGGCGATGGCGCCGGTGAAGGCACCCTTGACGTAACCGAACAGCTCGCTCTCCAGCAGCGTCTCCGGGATGGCCCCGCAGTTCACGGGGACGAACGACTTTCCGCCGCGGGGGCTGGATGAATGAACGAAGCGCGCGAAGACCTCCTTGCCGGTGCCGGTCTCGCCGGTCAAAAGGACGGTGGCGTCGCTGGCGGCGATGCGGGCGCAGGTGCGCTTGGTGTCGACCAGCGACGAATTCGGCGCGTGAACCAAACCCGACGAAGCGCCGGCGCCCACAGGGTGCGAAACGCTAGCGGCGGACATGGCCATCCGGGTCTCCTCCAAGCGAGTACATGGCCTTCCCATCGGCCGCCTGGCTATTTTCTTTAGGGTCAAACCTGAGCAAACCATTCAGCAAAGTCTGGCAACCAGGAGCCGTGGGTCATTTCGGCCCCGTACCTTCAGATGATCGGAGAAAGCGTCGAGGACGGTTACCGGCGCGGTGGTCACGCGCGACCCCCACTCATGAGCTTTCGCGACCCGGTTCCCAAGCGCCCTGCCCGCCCCATCGCGGAGGCCGGCCGCGCATCGGCGGCCAATCGTCTTCACCGCGTCGAGGTGATGAACGCCAGCCGCTGGCGCCGGCCCGCGGTGGACAAGCGACCGCGCATCGTCGCCGTGGGCGGCGGGACCATGGGCGTGGGCAAAAGCTCGGTGGCCAGCAACCTGGCGGTGGCCATCGCCGGCCTCGGCCATCAAGTGGTGCTGGTCGATCTGGATCTGGAGGCGCCGCAGCTGCATCGCCTGTTCGGCATCGATCGTCCGGTGCCCGGCCTGCAGGCGCTGTTGCACCACGAGATCGAAAACTTTGACGTGTCGCTGACGTCGACCGGGATCAAGAACCTGCACCTCATCGCCGGCGGCGACGGCGCCGACGGCCACCTGTATCTGGATCGCGGACAGAAACACCACCTGGCCAGGCAGATCAACGAGCTGGAAAGCGAAGTCATCGTGGTCGACATCGGGGCGTCGAACCGCGGCGACCTCCTGGACTTCTTCGCCATCGGCGCCGTGCGCCTGGCGGTGTCGACGTCGACGACGCCCGCGCTGGAACGGGCGTACGCGTTCTTGAAAGGCGCCACCCGCCGCGCCATCGATCAATATGGCGGCGCCAGCGAACAGGCCCTGGCCAGCTTCGGCGGCGCGCTGATCGGCAACATGTCCACCAGCGCCGACGACACCGAACGGTTTCACGCCTTCGCCCGCCTGGTCGAAGAACACCTGGGCATCCAGCTTCCGGTGCTGGGCTGCCTGCGCACCGACGAGCGCGTGGCAGAATCGGCGCGCCAGCGGCGGCCCTTGCTGGCCCTTCCCGGCGTTGATCAGAATGTCCATACCTTCCACCGAATGGCCGAACACCTGATGTCCGATGAGGTCTTCGTCTCGCCCGCCTGCGATCTGGTGCCGGCCACGTCCAGCACCTTCGCCGACCAGCCGTTGCCGTCCCCGCTGGAGGCGTACATGCGGCGCCACCCGCGCCATGCCGTCAACTGGATGGCCACGCTGATCGTGGGCGACCGGTCGCTGCCGGTGCGGATGATCGACGTTTCGGTGAGCGGCGCCGCGCTGGAAGCAATGCCCGGCCTGACCGTCGGCGACCAGGCGGTGCTGCGCCTGGATCAATTGCCCGGACCGCCCTCGGTCGAGGTCCTCATTCAAAACATCAAGCCGACGCTGTCCCGGATCGGTGTGGCCTTTCTCGGCGACACCGGTGTCCCGGCCCAGCTGATTGACGCCGCCGTCAACCCGCGCTCATGAGTTTGCCGTCGATCCAGGACGCCACCCACGACTACGAATCGTGGCTGGGGGCCCGCATGCCGCTGGTGGCGGATGACCTGCGGTTCAAGCACCGCCTGATGCGCGCCGCCACCTTCCCGTTCATGCGCGGCACGTTTTATCGCTGGTGTCAGCGCTGGCAAACGTTGCGCCCCGGCGACCACGATGACGGCGGCGACGGCGAGCCGGCGGTGCCGGTGCTGGCGGTGGGCGATCTGCACGTGGAAAACTTCGGTACCTGGCGCGACAGCGACGGCCGGCTGATCTGGGGCATCAACGATCTCGATGAAGCGGCGCGCCTGCCCTGGACGCAAGACGTGGTGCGCC
This portion of the Polyangia bacterium genome encodes:
- a CDS encoding sigma 54-interacting transcriptional regulator, coding for MSAASVSHPVGAGASSGLVHAPNSSLVDTKRTCARIAASDATVLLTGETGTGKEVFARFVHSSSPRGGKSFVPVNCGAIPETLLESELFGYVKGAFTGAIAARRGRVSMAEGGTLFLDEIGELPLTLQVKLLRLLQERTYEPIGSSESLNANFRLIAATNRDLAEEVKAGRFRSDLYYRLHVCPIRLPALRERRGDVAHLFAHFWARRGETRAVEQAVMQTLENYAWPGNVRELENLVERVSVCAEGEVIRLGDLPMGVRAPHLESLSLDGLRDRYEPTVAAPTPVAPFSIAAGAPSSVPVSLPTPAAFEALAVPAPRSLDSIAAELRAAGRLPADAGSVPADSVDDADGSDDTHPLVIASGETPTPTLTFPIDLPTMLRDLENAYINAALVQTGSNKKEAARLLGMGRTTLVEKLRRRNTDASRS
- a CDS encoding P-loop NTPase → MSFRDPVPKRPARPIAEAGRASAANRLHRVEVMNASRWRRPAVDKRPRIVAVGGGTMGVGKSSVASNLAVAIAGLGHQVVLVDLDLEAPQLHRLFGIDRPVPGLQALLHHEIENFDVSLTSTGIKNLHLIAGGDGADGHLYLDRGQKHHLARQINELESEVIVVDIGASNRGDLLDFFAIGAVRLAVSTSTTPALERAYAFLKGATRRAIDQYGGASEQALASFGGALIGNMSTSADDTERFHAFARLVEEHLGIQLPVLGCLRTDERVAESARQRRPLLALPGVDQNVHTFHRMAEHLMSDEVFVSPACDLVPATSSTFADQPLPSPLEAYMRRHPRHAVNWMATLIVGDRSLPVRMIDVSVSGAALEAMPGLTVGDQAVLRLDQLPGPPSVEVLIQNIKPTLSRIGVAFLGDTGVPAQLIDAAVNPRS